A genomic segment from Nicotiana tabacum cultivar K326 chromosome 7, ASM71507v2, whole genome shotgun sequence encodes:
- the LOC107792202 gene encoding cyclin-D3-2-like (The RefSeq protein has 1 substitution compared to this genomic sequence), whose protein sequence is MAIEHNEQQELSQSFLLDALYCEEEEEKWGDLVDDETIITPLSSEVTTTTTTTTKPNSLLPLLLLEQDLFWEDEELLSLFSKEKETHCWFNSFQDDSLHCSARVDSVEWILKVNGYYGFSALTAVLAINYFDRFLTSLHYQKDKPWMIQLAAVTCLSLAAKVEETQVPLLLDFQVEDAKYVFEAKTIQRMELLVLSSLKWRMNPVTPLSFLDHIIRRLGLRNNIHWEFLRRCENLLLSIMADCRFVRYMPSVLATAIMLHVIHQVEPCNSVDYQNQLLGVLKINKEKVNNCFELISEVCSKPISHKRKYENPSHSPSGVIDPIYSSESSNDSWDLESTSSYFPVFKKSRVQEQQMKLASSISRVFVEAVGSPH, encoded by the exons ATGGCAATAGAACACAATGAGCAACAAGAACTATCTCAATCTTTTCTTTTAGATGCTCTTTactgtgaagaagaagaagaaaaatggggaGATTTAGTAGATGATGAGACTATTATTACACCACTCTCTTCagaagtaacaacaacaacaacaacaacaacaaagccTAATTCTTTATTACCTTTGCTTTTGTTGGAACAAGATTTATTTTGGGAAGATGAAGAGCTTCTTTCACTTTtctctaaagaaaaagaaacccATTGTTGGTTTAACAGTTTTCAAGATGACTCTTTACTCTGTTCTGCCCGTGTTGATTCTGTGGAATGGATTTTAAAAGTGAATGGTTATTATGGTTTCTCTGCTTTGACTGCCGTTTTAGCCATAAATTACTTTGACAGGTTTCTGACTAGTCTTCATTATCAGAAAGATAAACCTTGGATGATTCAACTTGCTGCTGTTACTTGTCTTTCTTTAGCTGCTAAAGTTGAAGAAACTCAAGTTCCTCTTCTTTTAGATTTTCAA GTGGAGGATGCTAAATATGTGTTTGAGGCAAAAACTATTCAAAGAATGGAGCTTTTAGTGTTGTCTTCACTAAAATGGAGGATGAATCCAGTGACCCCACTTTCATTTCTTGATCATATTATAAGGAGGCTTGGGCTAAGAAATAATATTCACTGGGAATTTCTTAGAAGATGTGAAAATCTCCTCCTCTCTATTATGGCTG ATTGTAGATTCGTACGTTATATGCCGTCTGTATTGGCCACTGCAATTATGCTTCACGTTATTCATCAAGTTGAGCCTTGTAATTCTGTTGACTACCAAAATCAACTTCTTGGGGTTCTCAAAATTAACAag GAGAAAGTGAATAATTGCTTTGAACTCATATCAGAAGTGTGTTCTAAGCCCATTTCACACAAACGCAAATATGAGAATCCTAGTCATAGCCCAAGTGGTGTAATTGATCCAATTTACAGTTCAGAAAGTTCAAATGATTCATGGGATTTGGAGTCAACATCTTCATATTTTCCTGTTTTCAAGAAAAGCAGAGTACAAGAACAGCAAATGAAATTGGCATCTTCAATTAGCAGAGTTTTTGTGGAAGCTGTTGGTAGTCCTCATTAA
- the LOC107792203 gene encoding elicitor-responsive protein 3, whose translation MSMISGIQGQLLEVTVVSCNKLKDTEWISRQDPYVCLEYGSTKFRTRTCTDGGKNPTFQEKFVFTLIEGLREINVVVWNSNTISYDDFIGSGKIQLHKVLSQGYDDTAWPIQTKTGRHAGEVRLIMHYANANKPATSYAPSAPPYAASQPQAPMYSVPPPHLASYPPAAAYQTPPPYPAYPPHSVAYPPTSYPPPQTTAYPPAYPPPSAYPPVSYPPPSQDYSYPPGPYQGTYPPRPY comes from the exons ATGTCGATGATATCTGGCATCCAAGGCCAACTTCTAGAAGTTACGG TGGTTTCATGCAACAAATTGAAGGACACAGAATGGATATCAAGGCAAGATCCTTATGTTTGTCTTGAATATGGTAGTACCAAATTTCGTACTCGTACTTGCACAG ATGGTGGGAAAAACCCTACATTTCAAGAGAAATTCGTGTTTACGCTCATTGAAGGGTTGAGAGAGATTAATGTTGTGGTTTGGaatagcaataccatttcctatGACGATTTTATAGGGAGCGGAAA GATTCAACTACACAAAGTTCTCTCACAAGGATATGATGATACTGCTTGGCCAATCCAGACCAAGACCGGCAG GCATGCTGGAGAAGTTCGACTGATAATGCACTATGCTAATGCCAAT AAGCCAGCAACAAGTTATGCTCCATCAGCTCCACCATATGCAGCATCGCAACCTCAAGCACCTATGTACTCCGTGCCTCCACCACATTTAGCTTCTTATCCACCAGCAGCGGCTTATCAAACACCTCCTCCATACCCTGCATACCCGCCTCATTCAGTTGCATATCCACCAACCTCATATCCTCCCCCTCAAACGACTGCTTATCCTCCAGCTTATCCACCACCTTCGGCATATCCTCCCGTATCTTATCCACCACCATCACAGGACTATTCTTATCCTCCAG GTCCGTACCAGGGAACATATCCTCCACGACCTTACTGA